A DNA window from Deltaproteobacteria bacterium contains the following coding sequences:
- the ssb gene encoding single-stranded DNA-binding protein, translating to MASLNSCQFIGRIGRDPEIKYTNTGQTVASFSLAVDESYKDKSGQKIDQTEWIPCVAWAKQAEFIGNYLGKGRLVHVAGKWKTRKWQDKDGNDRYSTECIVNSVQALDKKPDGQPAPQQQAQQYNAKDDLDQLPF from the coding sequence ATGGCATCACTGAACTCTTGTCAATTCATCGGGCGCATCGGACGCGACCCGGAAATCAAATACACAAACACTGGGCAGACCGTGGCCAGCTTCTCGTTGGCCGTTGACGAATCATACAAGGACAAGTCCGGGCAGAAGATCGACCAAACCGAATGGATTCCGTGTGTAGCATGGGCAAAGCAGGCGGAGTTCATCGGAAACTATCTTGGCAAGGGCCGACTGGTCCACGTTGCCGGAAAGTGGAAGACGCGAAAGTGGCAGGACAAAGACGGGAACGACCGCTACTCCACGGAGTGCATCGTCAATTCTGTACAGGCGCTGGACAAGAAGCCTGACGGCCAGCCCGCGCCGCAACAGCAAGCGCAACAGTACAACGCCAAAGACGATTTAGACCAACTTCCTTTTTGA